One genomic window of Fusarium keratoplasticum isolate Fu6.1 chromosome 3, whole genome shotgun sequence includes the following:
- a CDS encoding Zn(2)-C6 fungal-type domain-containing protein: MPEQEPRQRRRKVTLACEPCRERKARCDGVKPLCSTCRRRSLGIEQCVYKVGNARTACSDDYTKALHERIRRLEQVCALHGIDPDALPDAPNEQPVNTQSQAQLDAIVMGTSQGQTLTPLSSAANEGMESSNNSRRVTAMGTTTVEEDIGQSHDTTQSFYGSSSAASFLKEACGTVNPPLSCQTSRNPQVTTSEPPSLYSGIENLVLPPRPLADHLKERYFQQVYYLYPLFDKEAFEHAYELLWLPSGQASSPEEYRDLGLGEDATTIAFYSSLNAIFALGCIFSDLSTAAKTTAYEVFFNRSKQNIGLDLLDMNDLSAVQTLLLVALVLQGTPFPERCWNAVGVACRMAQGLGLHTMPKYDAQESRVWQIRRRTWHGCVVLDTLVSMTLGRPTMITNLSTLAVPGRMDFNIQNAEGSEQIKLQFQLETVRLSIILDSILSKVYQPWQCRLLHDEQSLVSHADTACQSMDTFVELQGRLQAFELSVATFLSWKTPLTTESISPEVSNILALQRNVLHGRFTYIGLMLYRPILTQLLSSDVSGDVDYDLQSSFKRDGARACVRSAIRLINVVHDTFRTDTTEAWWWNGLYACTASLVLMTCRLCPSLWATLDQSAVVESWEKCHAVLEAISPFSLSIRKSFDLLLKINQTITARQQDCATNENLEQNLVHEMLDSVLEGDLSLQDALTISFPFDADTMAFPGWEGMNLAAGN; encoded by the exons ATGCCGGAGCAGGAACCGCGCCAACGTCGTCGCAAGGTGACGCTGGCCTGCGAACCCTGCAGGGAACGCAAGGCTCGCTGCGACGGAGTCAAGCCGCTCTGCTCGACGTGTCGCCGTCGGTCGCTGGGCATTGAGCAGTGTGTCTACAAGGTGGGGAATGCGCGAACAGCATGTAGCGACGA CTACACAAAAGCTCTCCACGAGCGTATCCGTCGGCTGGAGCAGGTTTGCGCGTTGCATGGTATAGACCCTGACGCTCTCCCAGATGCACCCAATGAGCAGCCTGTCAATACACAAAGTCAAGCCCAATTGGACGCCATCGTCATGGGAACGTCGCAGGGCCAAACCCTGACTCCGTTGTCATCAGCTGCAAATGAGGGCATGGAAAGTTCCAACAACTCAAGGCGAGTCACCGCTATGGGCACAACTACAGTTGAGGAGGACATTGGACAATCCCATGACACGACCCAATCTTTCTACGGTTCGTCTTCTGCTGCTTCATTCTTGAAGGAGGCTTGCGGGACTGTGAATCCTCCATTGTCCTGCCAGACATCTAGAAACCCCCAAGTGACAACTTCGGAGCCCCCATCTCTTTACAGCGGCATTGAAAACCTCGTTCTTCCACCACGACCTCTAGCAGACCACCTCAAAGAAAGATACTTCCAACAGGTCTACTACCTCTACCCCCTCTTTGACAAGGAAGCTTTCGAGCATGCCTATGAGTTGCTGTGGCTACCAAGTGGACAAGCCTCAAGTCCAGAAGAGTATCGAGATCTAGGCCTCGGAGAAGACGCGACCACGATTGCATTCTATTCTTCGCTCAACGCCATATTTGCTCTTGGATGCATCTTCTCGGACCTCTCAACTGCGGCAAAAACAACAGCTTACGAAGTCTTCTTCAACCGCTCCAAACAAAACATTGGACTTGATCTGCTCGATATGAACGATTTGAGCGCTGTGCAGACGCTACTCTTGGTAGCTCTCGTCTTACAGGGCACTCCCTTTCCGGAGCGATGTTGGAATGCTGTCGGTGTAGCGTGCCGGATGGCCCAAGGCCTAGGGTTGCACACCATGCCAAAGTACGACGCACAGGAATCACGGGTATGGCAGATTCGGCGCCGTACGTGGCACGGATGTGTTGTGTTGGATAC GCTTGTGAGCATGACACTTGGAAGACCGACCATGATCACCAACCTCTCTACGCTTGCTGTGCCGGGAAGGATGGACTTCAATATCCAGAATGCAGAGGGAAGTGAACAGATCAAACTTCAATTTCAGCTTGAAACTGTCCGGTTGAGTATCATCCTGGACAGCATCCTATCAAAAGTTTACCAGCCCTGGCAATGCAGGCTCCTCCATGATGAGCAGAGTCTTGTGTCACATGCAGATACGGCTTGTCAGAGTATGGATACTTTTGTTGAGCTTCAGGGACGGCTTCAAGCCTTCGAGCTATCTGTGGCAACCTTTCTTTCGTGGAAGACACCCTTGACTACAGAGTCCATCTCACCAGAGGTTTCTAACATTCTTGCTCTTCAAAGAAATGTGCTACACGGACG CTTTACTTACATTGGTCTCATGCTTTACCGGCCCATCTTGACTCAGCTGCTCTCCTCTGATGTTTCGGGGGATGTGGACTATGACTTACAGTCATCCTTCAAGCGAGACGGGGCCAGGGCATGCGTGCGGTCTGCGATTCGACTCATCAACGTGGTTCACGACACCTTTCGTACGGACACAACTGAAGCGTGGTGGTGGAACGGTCTAT ATGCCTGCACCGCTAGCCTAGTGCTCATGACATGCCGCCTATGTCCCTCCCTGTGGGCTACTCTAGATCAGTCAGCAGTGGTCGAATCGTGGGAGAAATGTCACGCAGTCCTGGAGGCAATCTCTCCGTTTAGCCTGTCCATTCGAAAATCCTTCGATCTACTCTTGAAGATAAACCAGACTATCACGGCAAGGCAACAAG ATTGTGCCACAAATGAAAACTTGGAACAGAACCTGGTACATGAAATGTTGGATTCGGTCCTGGAGGGGGATTTGTCTCTGCAAGATGCTTTGACAATATCGTTTCCGTTTGATGCTGACACGATGGCTTTTCCGGGCTGGGAAGGGATGAACTTGGCAGCAGGGAACTAA
- a CDS encoding Pectate lyase, protein MKASVLLSLLPALAQSAVIAPRQSKTGDGSQGDSDATQGDLGERPPPRFPFPITKFPVAKETVVFENAKYIMPGEVFDGGMKRYERPEGSCNEQAEGTDADTVFNLMPGSTIRNVIIGKNQAEGIHALGDAWVENVWWEDVCEDALTSKGLNTQLRVIGGGARSATDKIFQDNSLGGKYNITGFYAENFGTFYQSCGNCLNQAKRNATIQNVVAVNGLRMGIINPNYGDEFRLKNSQIDNVTSIVDKEIGNNVQTVPYYIGNGPDEKYALYNETRDHIIDFEGKVTNQYEPEDPYEWLSEFWPEGFN, encoded by the exons ATGAAGGCTTCCGTGCTTTTGTCTCTCCTCCCTGCCCTTGCGCAGTCTGCCGTTATTGCACCACGTCAGTCCAAGACTGGTGATGGCAGTCAAGGTGACAGTGACGCTACTCAGGGAGACCTTGGCGAACGGCCACCTCCTCGCTTCCCTTTCCCCATCACAAAGTTCCCTGTGGCAAAGGAGACAGTAGTCTTCGAGAATGCCAAGTACATCATGCCTGGGGAGGTCTTTGATGGTGGGATGAAGCGCTACGAGCGTCCCGAAGGCAGCTGCAATGAGCAGGCTGAGGGCACTGACGCCGATACCGTCTTCAACCTGATGCCAGGATCTACCATCCGAAACGTCATCATCGGAAAGAACCAGGCAGAGGGTATCCATGCTCTGGGTGATGCTTGGGTGGAGAACG TTTGGTGGGAGGACGTGTGCGAAGATGCATTGACCTCCAAGGGACTCAACACACAACTCAGAGTCATTGGTGGTGGAGCTCGAAGTGCCACAGACAAG ATCTTCCAAGACAACTCACTTGGTGGCAAGTACAACATTACAGGCTTCTATGCCGAGAACTTTGGCACCTTCTACCAGTCCTGCGGCAACTGCCTCAACCAGGCCAAGCGAAACGCCACCATCCAGAACGTGGTCGCAGTGAACGGCCTGAGAATGGGCATC ATCAACCCTAACTATGGCGATGAGTTCCGCCTCAAGAACTCCCAGATCGACAACGTCACTAGCATTGTCGACAAGGAGATTGGCAACAATGTCCAAACTGTGCCCTACTACATCGGCAACGGACCTGATGAGAAGTATGCTCTCTACAACGAGACAAGGGATCAcatcatcgactttgagggCAAGGTCACCAACCAGTACGAGCCCGAGGACCCCTATGAGTGGCTGTCCGAGTTCTGGCCCGAGGGATTCAACTAA
- a CDS encoding Beta-galactosidase produces MKLLNTLLTALGASLCCARTLQIRGGRPFDVIQSPHERDVLQDIVTWDEHSLFINGERVTIFSAEIHPFRLPVPSLYLDLFQKVKAAGFNMVSFYVDWALLEGKPGEFRSEGVLAIEPFIDAAKEAGIFLLARPGPYINAEASGGGFPGWLQRVKGTLRTNASDYLSATDNYMEHICSIIAKAQITNGGPVILFQPENEYSAGDGVPFPSHEYLKYVNDQARNAGIVVPLINNDAWQGGTGAPGSGIGAVDIYGHDGYPAGFDCANPHTWPKDGLPTTWHAEHMQKSPNTPYSIIEFQGGAFDPPGGGGFENCYVLTNHEFARVFYKNNLAAGVTIFNIYMTFGGTNWGNLGHCDGYTSYDYGAAIKEDRSIDREKYSEIKLQGQFLRVSPSYATATPGNRSTSRFTDNEDIAVTPLTTEKEGSFFVVRHADFTSTESSSYKLKLPTSAGTLAVPQLGGSLSLNGRDSKIHVADYAVGEHTVLYSTAEVLTWKKFGDKTVLILYGGPDELHEVAITGKSAFKVVEGSGVKSDTKKNANILQWKTSSSRRVVQRDSLFIYLLDRNSAYKYWVPDLPGKGDRAAYGTSVMNPDSVIINGPQLVRSISIQGSKLSVQADFNISSTPLEIIGAPKGVSKLVLNGKELRYEKSKLGNWIAQRDVELPIIKELDLSSLDWNYVDSLPEIKKDYNDAKWTVADKTTTNNTRVPLQNTVSLYGSDYGFHAGALIYRGHFTADGSETQLKLWTQGGRAFATAVWLDDKFLGSFTGNGATGNFNSTYELPKLQKGRRYVVTVVVDNTGLNGNWTPGYDEQKSPRGILDWALVSKSGRETPIAKWKLTGNLGGEDYVDIFRGPLNEGGFYFERQGYHLPSPPLKRFKKGSPFKGIEKAGVAFYTAKLGLDYPSGQFDIPLSFTFKNTTDSGPYRALLFVNGFQFGRYVSSIGPQTVFPVPEGVLNYQGDNWIGVSIWALEGKGAKLPGLRLTAGAPVQTGRQPVKLVQGPKYSQRSGAY; encoded by the exons ATGAAGCTCCTCAATACACTTCTTACGGCACTGGGCGCGAGCCTATGCTGTGCTCGCACCCTACAGATTCGTGGTGGACGACCATTCGACGTCATCCAGAGTCCCCACGAGAGAGATGTGCTCCAAGATATCGTGACGTGGGATGAACACTCGTTGTTCATCAATGGAGAACGGGTCACTATATTCTCTGCTGAGATACACCCGTTCCGACTCCCCGTGCCAAGCTTGTACCTGGATCTGTTCCAGAAAGTCAAGGCAGCGGGATTCAACATGGTTTCGTTTTATGTTGACTGGGCCTTGCTTGAGGGAAAGCCGGGTGAATTTCGGTCTGAAGGCGTTTTGGCCATTGAGCCGTTCATCGATGCTGCAAAGGAGGCGGGTATCTTCCTCCTGGCTCGGCCTGGGCCATACATCAATGCTGAAGCATCTGGAGGCGGCTTTCCAGGCTGGCTGCAGAGGGTCAAGGGAACGCTCAGAACGAATGCTTCGGATTATCTGAGTGCTACCGACAA CTACATGGAACACATTTGCTCCATTATTGCAAAAGCTCAAATCACCAACGGTGGGCCGGTCATCCTGTTCCAGCCCGAGAACGAGTATAGTGCCGGTGATGGTGTCCCCTTTCCCAGCCACGAGTACCTCAAATATGTGAACGACCAAGCCAGAAATGCCGGCATTGTGGTGCCTCTCATCAATAACGACGCATGGCAAGGTGGCACTGGCGCACCTGGGTCAGGGATCGGAGCAGTAGATATCTAC GGACATGATGGTTATCCCGCAGGATTTGACTGT GCCAACCCCCATACCTGGCCTAAGGACGGCCTTCCAACAACATGGCACGCAGAGCACATGCAAAAGAGTCCCAATACCCCATACTCTATCATCGAG TTTCAAGGAGGCGCGTTCGATCCTCCTGGAGGTGGAGGTTTTGAAAACTGCTACGTCCTCACCAACCACGAATTTGCTCGCGTATTTTACAAGAACAACCTTGCAGCGGGTGTTACAATCTTCAACATCTATATG ACCTTTGGTGGTACCAACTGGGGAAATCTTGGTCATTGTGACGGCTACACATCCTACGACTACGGAGCA GCAATCAAGGAGGATCGATCCATCGACCGGGAAAAGTACTCCGAGATCAAGCTCCAGGGCCAATTCTTGCGAGTCTCCCCAAGCTACGCGACCGCAACGCCAGGCAACCGTTCCACGTCTCGATTCACTGACAATGAGGATATTGCCGTTACTCCACTTACCACAGAGAAGGAAGGGTCTTTCTTTGTTGTGAGACATGCGGACTTTACGAGCACCGAGTCATCCTCCTACAAGCTCAAGTTGCCAACTTCGGCCGGAACTCTGGCGGTTCCCCAGTTGGGCGGTTCACTCTCACTGAACGGCAGAGACTCCAAGATTCATGTCGCTGATTATGCTGTTGGAGAGCACACAGTACTCTACTCGACAGCAGAGGTCTTGACTTGGAAGAAGTTTGGCGACAAGACGGTTCTCATACTCTACGGTGGCCCTGATGAGCTTCATGAGGTTGCTATCACAGGGAAATCGGCCTTCAAAGTAGTTGAGGGAAGTGGTGTCAAGTCTGATACCAAGAAGAATGCCAACATCCTTCAATGGAagacatcttcatctcgacggGTGGTTCAGCGGGATTCACTCTTCATTTACCTGCTAG ACCGAAACTCGGCATACAAGTATTGGGTACCGGATTTGCCCGGAAAAGGCGATCGAGCTGCATATGGAACTTCGGTCATGAACCCTGACTCGGTCATCATCAACGGACCACAGCTGGTTCGATCAATCTCCATTCAGGGCTCCAAACTGTCTGTCCAGGCAGATTTCAATATCTCTTCCACGCCATTGGAGATTATCGGAGCTCCAAAGGGCGTTTCCAAGCTGGTCTTGAACGGCAAAGAGCTACGATATGAGAAGTCGAAGCTAGGAAACTGGATCGCCCAACGAGATGTCGAActccccatcatcaaggaaTTGGATCTATCTTCGTTGGATTGGAACTACGTTGACTCTCTTCCTGAGATCAAGAAAGACTACAACGATGCAAAATGGACTGTGGCCGATAAGACTACCACCAACAACACGCGAGTTCCACTCCAGAACACGGTGTCTCTTTATGGTTCCGACTACGGATTCCACGCCGGTGCTCTCATATACAGAGGCCACTTCACTGCCGACGGCTCTGAAACACAGCTCAAGCTATGGACGCAAGGTGGGCGAGCTTTTGCCACTGCAGTGTGGCTCGATGACAAGTTCCTCGGCTCATTCACCGGCAATGGTGCCACCGGAAACTTCAACTCTACGTATGAGCTACCGAAACTTCAAAAGGGAAGGCGATATGTTGTAACAGTGGTCGTTGACAACACGGGGCTTAACGGAAACTGGACGCCTGGCTACGATGAACAAAAGAGTCCACGTGGTATTCTGGATTGGGCTCTCGTGTCCAAGAGCGGCCGTGAAACTCCAATCGCCAAGTGGAAGCTTACGGGCAACTTGGGGGGTGAAGACTACGTGGACATATTCCGCGGTCCTCTCAACGAGGGAGGTTTCTACTTTGAGCGCCAAGGCTATCACCTCCCATCACCGCCACTCAAACGCTTCAAGAAGGGGTCACCATTCAAGGGCATTGAAAAAGCTGGAGTTGCCTTTTACACAGCAAAACTTGGCTTGGATTATCCTTCCGGACAGTTTGACATTCCATTGTCATTCACGTTCAAGAACACGACAGATAGTGGGCCGTATCGTGCTCTCCTCTTTGTCAACGGCTTCCAGTTCGGTCGCTACGTGAGTAGCATCGGTCCGCAGACGGTGTTCCCTGTCCCAGAAGGAGTTCTCAACTATCAAGGGGACAACTGGATTGGGGTGTCTATTTGGGCActcgagggcaagggtgCTAAGTTGCCTGGACTGCGGCTTACTGCTGGTGCTCCCGTGCAGACTGGCCGACAGCCTGTCAAGCTAGTTCAAGGGCCAAAGTATAGTCAACGTTCTGGAGCATATTGA
- a CDS encoding Polysaccharide lyase family 1, with amino-acid sequence MKLSSVFATLLATVAVASPIESRDELIKRQSKEACSVGYCTQNGGTTGGAAGETITVNSVAALIEAAKRDGPLTIIVSGKLSGSDRVRPTSDKTIIGAAGSSLTGVGIYVRRQKNVILRNLKIGQVDASNGDAIGIDESTNVWVDHCDLSGDLSGGKDDLDGLLDISHGADWVTVSNTYFHDHWKGSLIGHSDSNASQDRGKLHITYANNYWKNVNSRQPLIRFATVHIVNNYWDGIILSGVNTRMGAQVLVQSSAFANSAERAIFFADSKETGYAVVEDVNLGGSVNSAPKGTLTSASLPYKVSALGSAKVASTIPGTAGQKL; translated from the exons aTGAAGCTGTCTTCTGTTTTCGCTACCCTTTTGGCgaccgtcgccgtcgcctcTCCCATTGAGTCGCGTGACGAGCTGATCAAGCGCCAGTCCAAGGAGGCCTGCAGCGTTGGTTACTGCACTCAGAACGGTGGTACTACTGGTGGTGCCGCTGGTGAGACCATCACTGTCAACTCTGTTGCCGCTCTTattgaggctgccaagcGTGATGGCCCCCTCACCATCATTGTCTCTGGCAAGCTGTCGGGCTCTGACCGCGTCCGCCCTACGTctgacaagaccatcatcggTGCTGCTGGAAGCT CCCTCACCGGTGTCGGCATCTACGTCCGTCGCCAGAAGAACGTCATCCTGCGCAACCTGAAGATTGGCCAGGTTGATGCCAGCAACGGTGATGCTATTGGTATCGATGAGTCTACCAACGTCTGGGTCGACCACTGCGACCTCTCTGGCGACCTCAGCGGCGGAAAGGATGACCTCGATGGTCTTCTTGACATCTCCCACGGTGCTGACTGGGTGACTGTCTCCAACACCTACTTCCACGACCAC TGGAAGGGCTCTCTGATTGGTCACTCCGACAGCAACGCCTCGCAGGACCGAGGCAAGCTCCACATCACCTATGCCAACAACTACTGGAAGAACGTCAACAGCCGTCAGCCCCTCATCCGCTTCGCCACTGTCCACATTGTCAACAACTACTGGGACGGCATCATTCTCTCCGGTGTCAACACCCGCATGGGCGCTCAGGTCCTCGTCCAGAGCTCCGCCTTTGCCAACTCTGCCGAGcgcgccatcttcttcgccgaCTCCAAGGAGACTGGTTACGCcgttgttgaggatgtcaaCCTTGGCGGCTCTGTCAACTCTGCCCCCAAGGGTACCCTGACCTCTGCTTCGCTGCCCTACAAGGTCAGCGCTCTCGGCTCCGCCAAGGTTGCTTCCACTATCCCTGGCACCGCTGGCCAGAAGCTGTAA
- a CDS encoding DUF953 domain-containing protein has protein sequence MPLIDADTPPTTNDLHYVVYFASGEPSWCPDCRDALPALNSVFGADSAPTAYIVRVGSFAEWKGNPKNKYRNEPYNIQGVPTVVRYQYGNEVARLGDIESQNESDLRKLIA, from the exons ATGCCTCTCATCGACGCCGATACTCCCCCTACCACTAACGACCTTCACTACGTCGTCTATTTCGCCTCTGGCGAGCCATCCTGGTGCCCGGACTGCCGTGATGCTCTCCCTGCTCTGAACAGCGTCTTTGGAGCTGATTCGGCACCGACTGCCTACATCGTCCGCGTAGGCTCCTTCGCCGAGTGGAAGGGCAACCCCAAGAATAAGTACCGCAATGAGCCGTACAACATTCAAGGAGTTCCTACGGTTGTTCGGTATCAATAT GGCAACGAAGTCGCTCGATTGGGCGACATTGAGAGCCAGAACGAATCCGATCTGCGAAAGTTGATTGCCTAG
- a CDS encoding Arrestin-C domain-containing protein — protein MHEGTGPQVWAITQKLDIPNRLSDCIQDMDVRGIRVHHKVRVVIPLRNADGHISELAVGLPLFITINTNIPFAEQRSGSNHLTLGPFFEADTMSPPGYGEHILDQLFDDLPHEEVQSTGSLPATTGDTRQNQEFGGQEMTVPSSSEPFELDSAEMEELSQIPSYQTALRTPLRFRRQPGNIQLPAYDAAARSNRQDQID, from the exons ATGCATGAAGGGACAGGCCCGCAAGTCTGGGCGATAACCCAGAAGCTTGACATTCCGAATCGGCTTTCCGACTGTATTCAAGATATGGACGTCCGTGGTATACGGGTTCATCACAAGGTGCGGGTGGTTATTCCACTCCGAAACGCAGACGGACACATCTCTGAG CTTGCCGTGGGGCTCCCACttttcatcaccatcaacacaaACATACCCTTTGCTGAACAGCGCAGCGGAAGCAATCATCTCACTCTTGGACCATTTTTTGAGGCCGATACCATGAGCCCTCCGGGTTATGGAGAGCACATTCTCGACCAACTTTTCGATGATTTACCCCATGAAGAAGTCCAGTCGACAGGCAGTCTTCCAGCCACAACTGGCGACACTCGACAGAACCAAGAATTTGGAGGTCAAGAGATGACGGTACCAAGCTCATCGGAACCATTCGAATTGGACTcggctgagatggaggagttGAGCCAAATACCTTCCTATCAGACAGCTCTGCGAACACCTTTAAGATTCCGCCGTCAGCCCGGCAATATCCAGCTTCCTGCCTATGATGCCGCAGCGAGGAGTAACAGGCAGGATCAGATTGACTAA
- a CDS encoding ENDO3c domain-containing protein, which yields MDLKSPATVSEMSCRVTRSMSRRESEKSTRSPADVTVAKRKAGTRRLPAGRVLPAPRTAPIQNEHFGLVQESVGTDLYKLLVAAVLWNRTRGVQARPVFLKLTSNYPSPEDLAEASISHLSDLLHPLGLHNSRARRLVAFAKAWVQNPPSKSRRYRKLHYPFRGDGLDIGKNQVLAEDDEREGWEVAHLPSLGPYALDSFRIFHRDILRGLAEDWNGKGAGPGFEPEWKRVAPMDKDLRAYIRWRWLKEGWVWDAETGTKVRASKK from the coding sequence ATGGACCTCAAGAGCCCTGCCACCGTTTCAGAGATGTCTTGCCGTGTGACGCGGTCCATGTCTAGACGGGAATCCGAAAAGAGCACCAGATCCCCGGCCGATGTTACAGTAGCAAAACGCAAGGCGGGTACTCGAAGGCTACCAGCAGGCCGAGTACTTCCAGCCCCTCGCACAGCACCTATCCAGAATGAACACTTTGGACTTGTACAAGAAAGTGTCGGCACAGACTTGTACAAGTTACTCGTTGCCGCCGTGCTCTGGAACCGTACTCGGGGTGTCCAGGCACGCCCGGTTTTCCTGAAGCTGACATCCAACTACCCGTCGCCCGAGGACTTGGCCGAAGCATCCATTTCGCACCTTTCAGACCTCCTTCATCCCCTAGGTCTGCATAACTCTCGGGCCAGGCGACTTGTGGCGTTCGCCAAGGCATGGGTGCAGAATCCACCATCAAAATCAAGGCGTTACCGGAAGCTACACTACCCCTTTCGCGGggatggccttgacatcGGCAAGAATCAGGTCTTGGCAGAAGATGACGAGCGAGAGGGATGGGAAGTCGCGCATTTGCCTTCACTGGGCCCTTATGCTCTCGACAGTTTTCGAATCTTCCATCGGGACATACTCAGAGGCTTAGCCGAAGACTGGAATGGCAAGGGGGCGGGGCCAGGGTTTGAGCCTGAGTGGAAAAGGGTGGCGCCTATGGATAAGGATCTGCGGGCGTACATACGTTGGAGGTGGCTGAAAGAAGGCTGGGTATGGGACGCAGAGACCGGCACAAAAGTCCGGGCGTCCAAGAAGTGA